In Theobroma cacao cultivar B97-61/B2 chromosome 7, Criollo_cocoa_genome_V2, whole genome shotgun sequence, the genomic window TAATAATCTCACTTCTTCTGCAATATACCCATGGTTGTTTAATGTTAGTAGCAACCTTGTTGCCCTTGATCTCTCAAGGAACCAGTTGAAAGGTCCAATTCCAGAATCTTTTGGCAACATGGTTGATATGGAATATCTTTATTTGAGCCACAATCAGCTTGAAGGTGGGATATATAGATCTCTTTGGGGTATGTGTAGTTTGAGACATCTAGACGTGGGGTCCAACCATCTCAGTGCTTTTGGATTTGCGCAGAATACATCTTTCGGCACAGCTAACTCGTTGAAGTATTTGAGATTAGCTGAGAATCAACTGACGAGTTCTGTGCTAAATGAAGTGGCAAACCTATCATCCTTACAAGTACTAGATCTTGGGTACAACCTTTTAAATGGAAGCATAAGCGAAAGCATTGGACAACTGTCCAACCTGCTCGCTCTACGGCTTGCTGGGAATTCTTTTGAGAATGTTGTGATCTCCGAAGCTCATTTCTCAAAACTTACCAAGTTATTTGAGTTAGACTTATCTTACACTTCCTTGACATTAAAATTCAACTCTGGCTGGATCCCTCCTTTTCAATTGAAGGATATACTCCTTTGCTCTTGCAAGTTAGGGCCCCGATTCCCAGAATGGCTTAGGACTCAAAATTGGGTCCGTGCCCTTGATATCTCTGTTGCGGAAATTTCGGATTCCCTTCCCCATTGGTTTTGGGACCAATATCACCAAATGGAATACTTAAACCTCTCTTTCAACCAGATCAATGGTACTTTGCCAAGTAACTCTATTAACTTGAACCGTCTAGATTTAAGCTCTAACAATTTATCAGGTCCATTGCCACGGGTGCTATCTGTTTTGCTGTCCTTAAACCTCtccaaaaacaagtttttgggTTCAATCTCTTCAATTTGCAATATAATGAATAAAGATGATTTGAAATTCCTTGATCTCTCGATTAATCAATTTTCTGGTGTGGTTCCTGACTGTTTTGCACAATTTACAAAGCTAACAGCTTTGAATTTGGCTGACAACAATTTGTCAGGCCCAATTTCAAGCTCCTTGGGATCTTTGGCTTCTCTTGAAATGCTCAGTTTACATGGGAATAGATTTTCGGGAAAATTACCTTCATCTTTATGGAACTGTataaagttgaaatttttagaccTAAGTGACAATAGATTATCAGGAAAGCTATCGTTGTGGAGTAATCAGAGTTTACCACAGTTGGTTTTTCTTAACCTTCAAAACAATCAGTTTAATGGGAAGATACCCTCCCAACTTTGTAGATTGAAATATATTCAAATCTTGGACCTCTCTGTAAATAAAATCTCTGGTACCATACCACGTTGTCTCAATAATTTCACTTCTATGGCTCAAAAGGTGGATTTAGATCGAAGGATTGAGCATCTCTTTAGAGTACCACGGTTTGGTTATATAACTAAGCTTCCTTATGGAGGGTTCGTAGAGCTCAACTATGTTGATGAGGCATTGCTTGTATGGAAAGGAACAAAGCAAATGTATGCAAAAATTCTTGGACTGTTATTAATCATTGATCTCTCCAGTAACAAATTAACAGGAGAGATTCCGCAAGAAATAAGTAGTCTTCAAGAATTGATTGCATTGAATTTATCAAGAAACTTTTTGACTGGCCAAATTCCTCAAAAGATTGGGCAATTAAGACAATTACAATCACTTGATCTGTCAAGGAACAAAATTTCAGGTAGCATCCCACCAAGCTTGTCTGAGTTGACATTTTTGGGTAGCTTGGACTTGTCCTATAATTATTTGTCAGGGAAAATTCCATCAGGAACTCAACTACAAGGCTTCGATCCTTCTATATTTTCCCACAATCACGGACTTTGTGGTCCTCCAGTCACACCAAATTGCTCAGGATCAGTGGAACTACCTAAAGGTCAACTGGAAAGAGGTCAAGATGATTTTGATGAATTCTTGAAATGGTTTTATGCTGGCATGGTACTTGGATTTGTGGTGGGTTTTTGGGGATTTTGTGGTGCTTTGTTGTTCAAGCGTTCATGGAGGCATTCCTATTTCCGTTTCTTGGACAAGGTGAAGGATTGGCTCTATGTTGCATATGCTCTGCAGAAAGCAAGGTTGGAGAGGAGAATTCAGGCCTAAAAGGTACCGCTCTTTCAGTAAGTTCAAGAAGGTAAACTGCTTATGacatttactttttctttctttaatctCATAATTTAGCATGCCTTTATACAGGTAGCAACTTATACTTCCATAAAATAATAGAACTcgatattatatttttgttctcAGGTCTGGCTGGAACCGCAGCTGAAGGTAATTTCTCATGCTTGTGAGGAACAGAAGTAGATCAATAAATCTTGAAGAAAAGTGTGTAATGGTTCCAGGGTTGTGCATGTTTCGCTATTTGTAAGATTCCAATAGAAGATTTCCTAATTCCTTTTAGTTTGGTCTTTGTACAAATATTGTCAAAGAATGATGATTAGGCCAAGATTGattgttttctttgtattagcgaaaaaaaggaaaaaaaaaaaaagagtgatGATTTTCTTTTGACGACCTTGTTTTGTTTGAGGAGttgttttcatgaaattaTTGAAGTATTTTTCTCACGTATTGCTGCTGGGTTTTTAGTTACACTgtgtttgtttctttttgcatTGATCTGCCTATTGGACACTATACTATTCAAAAACTGAACCCAAATTAGGCCCAACCTGCATTCGTTAGGTCAGACCTGGTGACAACCTCAGTCAGAAGAGACAGAATCTCATTCTTATTCTCATGGTTCCCACTTCTCATGCTTTACCCGTGTCAGTATACAATACCAGTATACAATACCAGACTCCATTTCAGCATCGCTCACGTAAACCAATCATTTCTCAGGCACGTGAAAGTAACATACCAACCAAAATCAGCAGAAAAATCTCATTACGACACATTTACTAAATCCATTGGCTCGTGCAGTGGACTTGCTAAGAAGCGCGGGAAAAATCCATGCACAGTCTCACCAAATTGATTATACTACATTTCATGGACAGTCAAAGTTCAACTCTCTTTGTCTTTAGTTTCTCTTTGAACAAGCTCTTTTGTTCACATTTCCTTCCTATTTGCTCTTTTGTCATGGAAAATTCTCAGAGTTTGAAAGGGAAGCAAGAGTTGAAACGATCCTTTCCGAGCAAAATTAGGCATGGAACCAAAGAGAAGTCTCCTATGGAGGGAGTGAAGTTGGCTGCAATTGCAATCAGCCTTAACGTACGGTTGAGATCATCCGATATGCCAATTTGCATGCAAGAGCATGCCCTTCGTTGCAGTAGGCAGCTTCTTGATTCTGCTCCCAAGCCCCGCCCTAACCTTACTCACTTGGCTCGAGCGATCAAAAAGGTACCTGCATTAGTATTGATCATGCATCCATTAATAATTCATCTATACATATACACAAATTGTCATGTATGTTTAGGCTTCCTTTTGTATATATCAGAAAGGGTTTGTTAGGACTGagtgaattatgtgtttttagGAGTTCGACTCGGCGTACGGACCAGCGTGGCACTGTGTGATTGGGACAAGTTTCGGATCGTTCGTGACTCACTCAGCAGGTGGCTTCGTCTACTTTTCAATTGACTCCTTGTCCATTCTTCTATTCAAAACAGAGGTTGAGTTAGTCACGGAAGAGAAAGAGGGCCAAAGGCTTTGACTAATCTTTGCCTacgaaaaattttcaaagcatAGATGCTTGGGTCTTGAGTTTGTATGAGCAACTCAATTACTTGTTGGCTAGTTCTATTTTCCCATAGATATTGCACGAATTCAGCCTGTTCCAAAGTGGATTAAGTGTTCTAAACGTGTTTAATGCAAGTTGTGTAAGTAAAGGAATTCAAGCCCATAGATGTTTGTTTTTCCATTTGTCTTGTACCAAAGTTTCAAAGTTTGATTATCTGTTCGAAATCCGTTGGTAAAATTTTCGACTCCCACTGAATATTTTGTCACGAAAATTTTTGTCAGAAATGACTTATTATCGATGAATTTCtgatgaaaaattttacttaaaacatttttcaattcCTTCCATTCTCATTCCTTCTGTTTCCTAAACAACGTAGATGAACAAATACATATAACCTATTCCATAAAAGATTCAACTATCTATATCAATGTCTGATTGGAATTCTTTGAACTAAGACAAGTTATTCTCACGCATTAGAGATTCTATCTTCTCCACATCTTCGGGTATGTCAACCCCATGGGCCTCGTGGTCAACCTTTATGACCTGCAAAAAAAGGTGCAACCAGCTTAAAATGCAAATCACTTCAGTTGGCGACATAAATCATTGTAATTCAGTCTGGATAATCAAAGACCACGTCATTTGCAAGGAGGTTAGAAATTAACCAGATTTGGTCCAAAGACAAATGTGAGttggaaaaagggaaaatgaagCTGAAGTAGAGGTGGATAGTGCAGTGTAAACTAATTTACCACAAAGATGTTTTGGCATCTTCAGAAAATTAATTCACCCCATGCTAATATATCTCATGGAGCGAAAAGCTCCATTATGAATATCAGTGGCACAAAGGATATATCTTGTAACTTATTTGGCACCACGAGAACAAGATAAGTGAATTTGAAGCTTTAACAGACCATGACACATTATTATCTCAAGTATAGTAAGAAGTGAAAAGGACACTTCAAATGAAATGAAGAACACAGTGATTGCAGTCACGCAATGTGGTATAGTAAGTTCACTATATCTTTCTTGTATTGGCAAAACAGTTAAAGAGTGGAATAGGATTTTTTCCATACCTTCATCTTATAGCCATTTTCAAGGACTTTAAGCTGTTCCAGATCCTCTTCCAGTTGCAGTGGAGTCGGCTGAAGCTTTGGATATATTTTTAGAAACTCTGAATCATAGCTCTGTTTGGAGAAAATTTAGTATATCacttaaagaacaaaaagttataggaaaaatggatttatttttaactttaaacTATAGAAAAATACCATCCTGATACCTGAATACCAAGATGAAGCAAGTACGGAAAGTGTGGATTAACTTTTGCTGATCTATACCAAGTCAATCAACAAATACATTAGTGCAAATgcaattaaaacaaaacatgTAATGCACACACACATAGAGATGTATAATCTCACTTGTTGAATGGTACAAGTCCTCTAGAGAAATAGATAGCATAACCACGATTATCTACCACACATTTCACTCTATTCGGATCAAAAGCATCTTCAGGTTTCAAGGACGTGACAGCAGTGCTAAACACTGCATCCGGCGCTGCCTGCAACACAAGTAGACCGTTTTGACACAACGTAAAACAATAAGCACTTACACAAGGAACAAGATACATGACAGCAGATATCAACATAAACTATAAAGCAATAGAATCAACATAGACCAATCTATTTTACAAAACTCAGAATGACAAACCTGCAGCGCTTTAACAACTCCATCTATTATCTCAGGTTCAATAAGTGGTTCATCCCCCTGAATATTCACAACAATGTCATACTTCTTCTCTAGCTTTTCAAGTGCTTCATTACACCTTTCAGTGCCTATAAGTTATCAAAGAACGGACACCACCATGTCAATTGTCAGCATATCAAGTATAGCATGAATATTAGCAACATGATGAGAATCATGGCTCCCACCATTTTGACAAGACTCTGATGTCATTATCACATCAGCACCGAATCCTCGACAGCATTCTGCAATCTTTTCATCATCCGTAGCCACAACTAGACCAGAAAGAAATAATTAAGTCAGACAATATATAATGCAACGGGAGACAAAGCCAATTCAGAAAGAACAGTTACAGGACATCAAAATTTCAGAAACAGTGCACTGAACTATCCATCCCAAAGGGTCAGAAGCAACCATCAGTATATCCCTATTTCTAATACTTTCATATTTTGTTCATAACATTAATCCTTAAGTATAAATCATCAATGACAAGGAGATTGCATGATTCAGTTGCTATACCAAGCAGATCCATGCCTTCGACAGGCAAGAAAAGCAATTTATACTAATAGGATGTGTGATAAACAAGATAGAACCAAGATAATAAATCATTCATCAATCACTGCATTAAAACCTAAATGCATGCTTTATGTCATGCAGTTGCCTAGCAATCTAATCAACTCTAGCTCATAGAcagttatttgattaaataaagaatCAAATGATTTGAGCACAAACATAAACCTTTCCCCTAAACTTTTTGAATCACcataaaattaaatggaaTTCAAGTAGCAAACATACCTATATGATCCAATGTAGTTGCCAATTTTGACCTTTCCCAAGTTCTCTGTTTAAGGCCAACAGAAATGTCAGCATTAAACAAACAcaaaatattatcaaattttGGGAAGCAGGAAGCAAAATGGGAAATGAAAACTTCAACTTGCGCAAACAAAGTTTTCATCCCCATCATCAAGGGCAAAAGCAGCTGCTCATGTTTTATTAAAACTTCATTTATATTAAACCTAGGCATATAATGTCATGCTTCTGGACATAAGCTAAAGCAATCTCCAAAAGGATCTTTCAATCAATGGAAACTAACTTTTAACATATAAAGTCCTTCGAACACATTAAACTCAGATCTTTATCCTAACCAATATCACAAAATTGATTGCAATTAAACAAACTGGAATTTCTGAGTTCAAATGTGGTTCGACTTATTCCTAGTTTCATATAGACCATCTTGCATCTCACACATTCAGGATCCTACAGAAGATTACAAAGAAACTTAAACGCCTCTCAATACAAAATTCATGATctatagtatttttttttcccaaatatAGAATTTTGATCCATTTGCTCTCAGGAATGTAAtcaaaattgtaaaatattaattacaaaGGTCCATTGCAAAACTAAAGTATAACATGCTggcaaatataaaaattggatctttttctttgtctctACTATTCTCTCCACATATGTAAAACactagaaaattaaaaattaactcCTTAATCTCCTAATTTACATTAAAGGAAAACCCCTATCGAATTTATTAGAAAATTATAACCCAAAacaatgcaaaaaaaaaagggcacacaaaaagttgaaaatttagataaaatcaGGGGAGTTTAAGCAAAAGGGTACCTGAATCATGGGTTTTCCAAGGATCTGAACCAAAGGCTTGCCTTGGAACCGGGAAGAGGCAAACCTGGCGGGGATAATGCCCACGACCCGGGACCGGAACTTCTTGGCCCGACCCAGATAGGTACGGGCACCTATGGCTACGGCAATTGCTGTACCAGCTAGAATGCTGTGAACTATCCAAGCTTTAgctgttgaagaagaagaagaagaagatgacgaagaagaagaggaagagcaAATTGACATTGGGTTCATGTCTCTTTGGATTTCGTCTGaaaatttttcagttttgttttagagagagagtggGAAGACAGAGATCTGGAGACAGAGTGTTTTAACTGTACAGAGTTTAACCGGCTTGCTTCAGTGGCTTCCAAGGGCTTTTTGTGGAAGATAAAGTAATGTGTGGATTTTGtggtgttttctttttctttttttcttttcttttcttagcaattaaactttatttataataatagtataatattatttaaagttACTTATTTTTGGAACTTTTAATTCAAAGCAACTCTAAACATGTATTGAAAAGGTGAAAGGAATCATGTTATTGGAGAAATTCAAGATCAATGtgtaatcaaattaaattagacagctatttttttttttgaaagcttAATCACAAATATGatagtattaaaaaaaaatgactttGATTTGgttaactaaattaaatataatcatttaatttgAAACAACAGAGTaactcttttatttaaactGATTTTACAATTGGACTTTcgtaaattatgtttattgaaaaatttaataattttttaattgtatgaATCACTTTCAATCCTGATAATTTAAGCATTTAATgacctaaaaaaaaaacgattgaaatgaaaaaacaaaaattggaGTTTAAGAGTTTGAGTCAAAGTATTACCTTAAAGTGATTCTAGGGAGACAGTAGTGAGGGGAAGAGTTTGAAGAATTTGGAGAGAAATTGGCATTAATTTAACTTGGTTGCCCATTGCTTTTTAAATGATGTAGCATATAACTGAGCCTTGATCTTCCATTAATTTGATCTTCcaatatgttatatatattttttaatgggcctttaaaatatttttttattaaattattaatacaaataataaataataaaatgatctTATGAATCCATTTAACTTTACCTTAGTTCTTaaatttttcccttttaaatttcttcacctctcttttttttttttttttgtcctttcATTGTGAAATTACAAAGAGGTAaagttcttttttattctttcNTTTAAgattttatagatttttttttaaatttctacgAATCATCAActatattcttcttttttatcttttttgttatgtaatTCTATCTTCTAGttgctatattttttttttgttatatgttctcaattattttaatctttaaaaattaaaaaattattatgtaattttcaaatatgCATTGTAGTATTGTATTATTGATTGTTGCTTAAAATTTCactaatatatcatttttttattaatcttgattatataaaatatttttatacgCTTCATGTTTTATATCtagttgaaaagaaattacCTTTAAGTACTTAGTTTTTAAACAATACtgattatataagaaaaaattattaattttatatatcgtatttaattatttatattttatgtattatttttcttcatctttgacctcCTAATAAAAGTTGGCTATCTCTGTCCTTATTGGTGACTATCTAATATTcctcaaaaattctctttcttttcttcttttaatttgcATAAAGAGATTAAAACTCAAccttttgaataaaaaatacaaatactTATCATTGAATTATATACTCAAACGTTGTTTTTTCGAAAATTCTTAAAACAGAACAGAAACCATGAATTCCATGGTAACTTTTTAGGAATAAAGTACCCTTGGGACCAAATCTTTTTAGGAAATGGATTGCAATTCACCAATTTTGAATATCCCTTCACCTAATTTGGTTGCACTCTTAGGCGTGCAACTTTACAGATTCTGTTCTAGGTGTTACCAAACTTTACCACTTTAGGAATCTTGAAAGCTTTCTATGAAGTCCTGATCAAAGTTTTGCTTGGAATGGAAGAATAAGCTTTTGAATGTAACATGTAGTGTACTTTCTTGGGCAACTTCCGTGAATCCACAATctaaaaagagagagaatatACCCAAAATTCCAGACTCCATTATATATAGAAGAAATTGCTGATCCCCATGTATCGATGATCTACACCAAATACCTTTACTAAGAGTTTGATATCCAAAATGGAGGCAACTCTCAAGCATAAGGGGTTTTCCAGAAGCAAGATAGCCGAGTCTTGCCCTCAAGCCACCAACCCTACTTCTCATCAGAAATTTGGTAGTAGAAAGGTTAGTCTAATCCCACAGCCTACAGAACACGGTTCCGCAAGAGGTTTTACGCATCAGAATCGGAAAAACTATCCTTCGTTGCAGAAGGTGTCTCCGTATTCTGCTAGGGGTTATGCTGATGAAAACATTGATTTGAAGGCCACAAGCTACATTTCATATGTACGAGAACGTTTCAAGCGTGAGATAGACAGTTGATTCATATGTATTGCAGCAAGTATCATCAGGAAATGGTTTAGACTTTGGACAGTGTATAGTAAAGTGCACAACTATTAGTATCttttaaattcttctttaTTCCTTAATTTTCTAACAAATTGTTCCAGAATTTCTGTGCACAACAGTATTGAATACTTCgattaagatttttcaattgaaaCATATGGAACAGGATGTGTGGATTAGATCCATGATCTAATTTTTATTAggttttcctttctttgtctatttaatttgttcattCTCCATAAGTAACATTCTTCCTTCTTTTGTCCTTCTTCATTTAATTTGTTCATTGAATTCCTAAAAAACGActataattaaaagattatgcCCATTAATACTTGATCAGGTGGAATTCTTATAAACACTATTGAAGCTGAATTGTCTTTAAGATATTTATAATGTCTACCTTCCCTTGACCCTAgaaatgaatattttcttGACAAATCAATTCTTGCAGCAATATAAAAGTATTTTGCCACAACCATAACAAGAGAAGTTAGTATTCTTTTAACGTAATGACAAGTTTTACTGTTTATATTGCTTTTCGTGTTTTGATTATTATGACAAGTGGAGTTGTCATGACTCATGATATTGATCCGATTAAAGCAAACAATTGTGAAACTAAGATGACAATGCATTGTGTTATCGAGGTTTTCACTAGTATATTCAAGATCGAAActgtttttaataattgttgcCATGAACTTATAGGACTCGGTTAACTTTGTCATAATACATTGGTGAagaaaattcttaaaaattctctatttaaaaataataatacatcAGTGATTTTATCAAAGTCTGTTCAGGTATAAAATATAAGTGTCCTTTAGTTGCAGTCTTTTTCCTtgaaaagttaattatttattttattaataaaattataaagagagGCTACTTTCAATATTGttcttttttgaataaatGCAAATCAACTTCATTATAatcttcattttaattatgccatgataaagaaaaagtaaattttaatatgattttggaataaataatgatgttcgtaaatacaaaaaataatttgtaaataaaaaagtatcTCGTAAAAATGCATATCGGGAAAGAGCCAAATCTGAGTGATTGAATTGCTATCCAACCATTTTATCCCAATATACCAAACATGGGTGACTGCCCAAtattccttggaaaattcttTAAACAGAGTAAAAACCAAGAAATTTATCGAAGCTCTTTAACAATAAAGCACGTGGGAACCAACCCTTTTTAGCAAATGGACAAGCAATTGTCAAGTTTGGAACAATCCCAGGTTGCTTCCGGTTTTAGACGCAGAATTTGAAAACATTCTGTTATAGGTTGAGAACTTTCTATGAAGTTGTGATGTTTTGGTTGAAAAAGAAGATGGTAAAGCTTTGGACTATAACTCTAAAGTATATATCACATCACAAACATTGAAAACACCCAGGGCATGTATCTTTGCTGGGCAACTTCAGGGAAATACTAAGAAAACGCGGTTGAAAGCTCTTACAGAGAAACACACGAGGGAATATATCCAAATTCTGTTTCTTCCCCATTGACTCAGTTTCTAGAATCGATCAAATTCTATATATAGAACAGATTTCTGATGGTCATATGTAACTAAACATCTCCCTCTCTAAGAGGCAACTTTCAGGCGAATGGGGTTTTCCATAAGAAAGCTAGCCAATTATAAGTCTTTCACTCATGCTGCTAAGCCTACTTCCTATCAGCAATTTCATAGGAGCGAGGTTGGTCCAACCTATGTACAGCCTACTCGAAACGGCTATGCGAGGGGTTTTACCGATCAGAATTTGGCAGACTATTCCTCAATGCAAAAgatgtcttcttcttcttcttcttcttcttc contains:
- the LOC18593937 gene encoding 3-deoxy-manno-octulosonate cytidylyltransferase, mitochondrial isoform X1; translated protein: MNPMSICSSSSSSSSSSSSSSTAKAWIVHSILAGTAIAVAIGARTYLGRAKKFRSRVVGIIPARFASSRFQGKPLVQILGKPMIQRTWERSKLATTLDHIVVATDDEKIAECCRGFGADVIMTSESCQNGTERCNEALEKLEKKYDIVVNIQGDEPLIEPEIIDGVVKALQAAPDAVFSTAVTSLKPEDAFDPNRVKCVVDNRGYAIYFSRGLVPFNKSAKVNPHFPYLLHLGIQSYDSEFLKIYPKLQPTPLQLEEDLEQLKVLENGYKMKVIKVDHEAHGVDIPEDVEKIESLMRENNLS
- the LOC18593937 gene encoding 3-deoxy-manno-octulosonate cytidylyltransferase, mitochondrial isoform X2, whose product is MNPMSICSSSSSSSSSSSSSSTAKAWIVHSILAGTAIAVAIGARTYLGRAKKFRSRVVGIIPARFASSRFQGKPLVQILGKPMIQRTWERSKLATTLDHIVVATDDEKIAECCRGFGADVIMTSESCQNGTERCNEALEKLEKKYDIVVNIQGDEPLIEPEIIDGVVKALQAAPDAVFSTAVTSLKPEDAFDPNRVKCVVDNRGYAIYFSRGLVPFNKSAKVNPHFPYLLHLGIQSYDSEFLKIYPKLQPTPLQLEEDLEQLKVLENGYKMKVIKVDHEAHGVDIPEDVEKIESLMRENNLS
- the LOC18593935 gene encoding brassinosteroid LRR receptor kinase, which codes for MSGERSQLLLLVLFVAIFHLLLQEKSTIAEDVIVCNESERQALLDFKQSLQLVDQVGDGDLSSWDGKDCCAWTGVYCNIFTGYVEALDLGEHFWLVAGTISPSLLKLQHLSRLDLRNNDFNGTRIPEFIGSLKNLTYLDLSLGNFEGPIPSQLGNLSKLETLCLGGDVLDPNYLYSMRFNKKFPKLFSVGNLEWLSRLTSLKYLDLSFTNLSKASDWLQVVNQLPFLEKLSMNDCDLPGAFSSSLSLVNSSTSLTDLYLSGNNLTSSAIYPWLFNVSSNLVALDLSRNQLKGPIPESFGNMVDMEYLYLSHNQLEGGIYRSLWGMCSLRHLDVGSNHLSAFGFAQNTSFGTANSLKYLRLAENQLTSSVLNEVANLSSLQVLDLGYNLLNGSISESIGQLSNLLALRLAGNSFENVVISEAHFSKLTKLFELDLSYTSLTLKFNSGWIPPFQLKDILLCSCKLGPRFPEWLRTQNWVRALDISVAEISDSLPHWFWDQYHQMEYLNLSFNQINGTLPSNSINLNRLDLSSNNLSGPLPRVLSVLLSLNLSKNKFLGSISSICNIMNKDDLKFLDLSINQFSGVVPDCFAQFTKLTALNLADNNLSGPISSSLGSLASLEMLSLHGNRFSGKLPSSLWNCIKLKFLDLSDNRLSGKLSLWSNQSLPQLVFLNLQNNQFNGKIPSQLCRLKYIQILDLSVNKISGTIPRCLNNFTSMAQKVDLDRRIEHLFRVPRFGYITKLPYGGFVELNYVDEALLVWKGTKQMYAKILGLLLIIDLSSNKLTGEIPQEISSLQELIALNLSRNFLTGQIPQKIGQLRQLQSLDLSRNKISGSIPPSLSELTFLGSLDLSYNYLSGKIPSGTQLQGFDPSIFSHNHGLCGPPVTPNCSGSVELPKGQLERGQDDFDEFLKWFYAGMVLGFVVGFWGFCGALLFKRSWRHSYFRFLDKVKDWLYVAYALQKARLERRIQA
- the LOC18593936 gene encoding dynein light chain, cytoplasmic; its protein translation is MENSQSLKGKQELKRSFPSKIRHGTKEKSPMEGVKLAAIAISLNVRLRSSDMPICMQEHALRCSRQLLDSAPKPRPNLTHLARAIKKEFDSAYGPAWHCVIGTSFGSFVTHSAGGFVYFSIDSLSILLFKTEVELVTEEKEGQRL